One window of the Triticum dicoccoides isolate Atlit2015 ecotype Zavitan chromosome 3B, WEW_v2.0, whole genome shotgun sequence genome contains the following:
- the LOC119278136 gene encoding uncharacterized protein LOC119278136, protein MAASACARQKEEAVVMATCGTHLSRRRCKRAGKRRRPEGGSAPATVVVEWNGVWGVVPGKQARGRVFLNDSPQLAPTNFSDVLIRVEEHIGEVSRSDLGHTSADLLQFDALSLNTTPPTLQSSDRFCWMHLTIKNQYWQQSTRGCRVIAHDMWQYLSFIYCCLQNHLLLQISSARSCAYGFIRRFPTSCVLRLDSALFLYPKAKHARFRLGYLKPPLWSETHVYVQSDTELIDDSNYIWTYTSMEFRMLQENVMQSFKLPHSVLCIGGVVKIELLGRVHKDTFDGLYYIFSKTISHDLEVDKFCQGTYSPSIRRGPGCGGD, encoded by the exons ATGGCCGCATCTGCCTGTGCTCGGCAGAAGGAGGAGGCCGTGGTCATGGCGACATGCGGCACCCATTTGTCGAGGCGGAGGTGCAAGCGCGCAGGGAAGAGAAGAAGGCCTGAGGGCGGCAGCGCTCCGGCGACGGTCGTGGTCGAGTGGAACGGCGTGTGGGGGGTCGTGCCAGGCAAGCAAGCCCGTGGGAGAGTTTTTCTGAACGATAGCCCTCAGCTCGCCCCGACAAACTTTTCCG ATGTTCTGATCAGGGTGGAGGAGCATATAGGTGAGGTGAGCAGGAGTGATCTTGGGCATACAAGTGCAGACCTATTACAGTTCGATGCCCTGTCGCTGAATACCACACCTCCTACACTTCAATCATCTGATAG ATTTTGTTGGATGCATTTGACCATCAAGAATCAGTATTGGCAGCAAAG TACCAGAGGTTGCCGCGTGATTGCGCATGACATGTGGCAGTATCTATCATTCATTTATTGCTGCTTACAGAACCATCTT TTATTGCAAATCAGTTCAGCAAGATCTTGTGCCTACGGGTTTATCCGGAGGTTTCCGACTTCATGCGTGTTGAGACTTGATTCAGCCTTATTTCTGTATCCAAAAG CAAAACATGCCCGGTTCCGCTTGGGCTATCTAAAACCACCCCTCTGGTCTGAAACACATGTATATGTTCAAAGTGACACGGAGCTGATTGATGATAGCAACTATATCTGGACATACACATCTATGGAATTTCGAATGTTGCAG GAAAATGTGATGCAGTCTTTTAAGCTACCACACTCAGTTCTATGTATTGGTGGAGTGGTAAAGATTGAGCTTCTTGGgagggtccacaaggacacgtttgaTGGTCTGTACTACATATT CAGCAAGACGATCAGCCACGACCTAGAGGTTGATAAATTTTGTCAAGGAACGTATAGCCCTTCGATTAGAAGGGGCCCGGGATGCGGAGGTGATTGA